One window of the Benincasa hispida cultivar B227 chromosome 3, ASM972705v1, whole genome shotgun sequence genome contains the following:
- the LOC120072496 gene encoding adenylyl-sulfate kinase 3 isoform X1: MVTLQSARPLIRMYEYRSLGRLKPANVAVNIAIGLERSCGGWGFCCDAAATSFLQPFKAATSNCSAIHGKGCHETSTGGKSTNIVWHDCPIGKPQREKLTQQKGCVIWITGLSGSGKSTLACALSQGLHSRRKLTYILDGDNIRHGLNSDLSFEPEDRTENIRRIGEVASLFADAGIICIASLISPFRKDRDACRALLAEGDFIEGIRVLDVDGGQYLHCWHYASVILLQVFLDVPLNVCEARDPKGLYKLSRAGKIQGFTGIDDPYEEPLNSEIVLQYKEGICSSPKDMAERVISYLEERGYLQA, encoded by the exons ATGGTCACGTTGCAATCGGCGCGACCGCTGATTCGTATGTATGAATACCGATCTTTGGGGAGGTTGAAGCCGGCAAACGTTGCAGTGAACATTGCGATTGGACTGGAGCGGAGTTGTGGAGGTTGGGGGTTCTGTTGCGATGCTGCTGCTACTAGTTTCTTACAACCATTTAAAGCGGCGACGAGCAATTGCTCTGCGATTCACG gtaaaGGTTGCCATGAGACCTCAACTGGTGGGAAGTCAACAAATATCGTATGGCATGATTGTCCTATTGGGAAGCCTCAAAGAGAAAAGTTGACTCAGCAGAAAGGTTGTGTAATATGGATAACTGGTCTGAGTGGTTCAG GAAAAAGCACTTTGGCATGTGCATTAAGTCAAGGCTTACATTCAAGAAGAAAACTGACCTACATCCTTGATGGTGACAATATTAGGCATGGTCTAAACAGTGATCTTAGTTTTGAACCCGAAGATCGTACAGAAAACATACGGAGAATTG GTGAGGTAGCAAGCCTCTTTGCAGATGCTGGGATTATTTGTATTGCTAGTTTAATATCTCCTTTTCGGAAGGATAGAGATGCCTGTCGTGCCTTACTGGCAGAAGGTGATTTTATTGAG GGCATTAGAGTTCTGGACGTGGATGGAGGGCAATATCTTCATTGTTGGCATTATGCTTCTGTCATTCTTTTACAGGTTTTCCTTGATGTACCACTAAATGTATGTGAAGCCCGGGATCCAAAGGGTCTGTATAAACTGTCTAGAGCAGGGAAGATACAAG GATTCACAGGGATAGATGATCCATATGAAGAACCATTAAATTCCGAG ATTGTATTGCAATACAAAGAAGGGATCTGCTCGTCCCCTAAAGACATGGCGGAAAGAGTGATTTCATATCTAGAAGAGAGAGGATACCTGCAAGCCTAA
- the LOC120072496 gene encoding adenylyl-sulfate kinase 3 isoform X2 yields MVTLQSARPLIRMYEYRSLGRLKPANVAVNIAIGLERSCGGWGFCCDAAATSFLQPFKAATSNCSAIHGKGCHETSTGGKSTNIVWHDCPIGKPQREKLTQQKGCVIWITGLSGSGKSTLACALSQGLHSRRKLTYILDGDNIRHGLNSDLSFEPEDRTENIRRIGEVASLFADAGIICIASLISPFRKDRDACRALLAEGDFIEVFLDVPLNVCEARDPKGLYKLSRAGKIQGFTGIDDPYEEPLNSEIVLQYKEGICSSPKDMAERVISYLEERGYLQA; encoded by the exons ATGGTCACGTTGCAATCGGCGCGACCGCTGATTCGTATGTATGAATACCGATCTTTGGGGAGGTTGAAGCCGGCAAACGTTGCAGTGAACATTGCGATTGGACTGGAGCGGAGTTGTGGAGGTTGGGGGTTCTGTTGCGATGCTGCTGCTACTAGTTTCTTACAACCATTTAAAGCGGCGACGAGCAATTGCTCTGCGATTCACG gtaaaGGTTGCCATGAGACCTCAACTGGTGGGAAGTCAACAAATATCGTATGGCATGATTGTCCTATTGGGAAGCCTCAAAGAGAAAAGTTGACTCAGCAGAAAGGTTGTGTAATATGGATAACTGGTCTGAGTGGTTCAG GAAAAAGCACTTTGGCATGTGCATTAAGTCAAGGCTTACATTCAAGAAGAAAACTGACCTACATCCTTGATGGTGACAATATTAGGCATGGTCTAAACAGTGATCTTAGTTTTGAACCCGAAGATCGTACAGAAAACATACGGAGAATTG GTGAGGTAGCAAGCCTCTTTGCAGATGCTGGGATTATTTGTATTGCTAGTTTAATATCTCCTTTTCGGAAGGATAGAGATGCCTGTCGTGCCTTACTGGCAGAAGGTGATTTTATTGAG GTTTTCCTTGATGTACCACTAAATGTATGTGAAGCCCGGGATCCAAAGGGTCTGTATAAACTGTCTAGAGCAGGGAAGATACAAG GATTCACAGGGATAGATGATCCATATGAAGAACCATTAAATTCCGAG ATTGTATTGCAATACAAAGAAGGGATCTGCTCGTCCCCTAAAGACATGGCGGAAAGAGTGATTTCATATCTAGAAGAGAGAGGATACCTGCAAGCCTAA